The proteins below are encoded in one region of Peromyscus eremicus chromosome 10, PerEre_H2_v1, whole genome shotgun sequence:
- the LOC131920711 gene encoding uncharacterized protein C53C9.2-like, whose amino-acid sequence MQVWELRKIPSPASPEINVLYQAPPQSSDEDMLEEEEEEEVEETVEEAAVEEEVEAEEEELEEVVELEAAGEEAEKEEEEEEEEEWVKSYYR is encoded by the exons ATGCAGGTTTGGGAATTGAGGAAAATTCCAAGTCCTGCAAGTCCAG AGATAAATGTACTGTACCAAGCCCCACCACAATCTTCAGATGAAGATATgcttgaagaggaggaggaggaggaggtggaggagacgGTGGAGGAGGCGgcggtggaggaggaggtggaggcagaggaagaagagttgGAGGAAGTGGTAGAGTTGGAGGCAGcaggggaagaggcagagaaggaggaagaagaggaggaggaggaggagtgggtgaaAAGCTACTACCGATAA